The stretch of DNA GGTGTCGGCTTTGAATCATTAAGCTTTAAAACCTTAGCTGCCATAAATGTCCCATATAAACGATAAACGATTAAGAGGATACAAATTGAACCAATTACAATTGAAATCGCATTCATTTTTACTCCCCCTCCATTTCTTCTTTTTATAAAAATAATCTTACAAAATGAAAACGCTTTTATCTCATTTTCAGGATAACTTGCAAAAATGGAAAGGTGAATTGCAGAAAACAACAGGTGAAATACAAGAATGGACAAATGAAAATCAGTGAATTTAAAACCCTAAAATCTGCTTTAATTCTTTTACATAGGTCCGGCTGACTGGAACTTTTGAGCCGTTCTTCATGATTAAATTATAGGTAGAGTTAAACCAAGGCTCTATTTCTGCGATATGATCGATATTTACAATGAAACTCCGATGGACACGAAGAAATTTGGTGTTAGGTAACTTTTTCTCTAACACAACGAGCGCCTCACTTACTTTGTACGTTTGGTCCATCGTTTCAATTGTGCATTTACCCTCACTGGATTCCAAATAAACAATGTCAGCATTGGTTAATAAAATAATTCTTTCATCAACAAGGACAGCAATTTTTTCACTTTGGTTGTTTTTAACAGTGGAATAAATGGGAAGATCCTGATCCCCAATTTTTTGCATCATTTTAATTTTTTCTAAAGTTTTTCCGATACGTTCTTCATCAAAAGGTTTTAAGATATAATCCACCGCATTTAATTCAAAGGCCTTTA from Neobacillus sp. CF12 encodes:
- a CDS encoding LytTR family transcriptional regulator DNA-binding domain-containing protein, with protein sequence MLKAYIVDDEPLARDELKYMLLRSKQVVVLGESDCAEDAIADIFGLKPDIVFLDIELAEDSGLDLAKQLEKLNPAPATVFATAYDEFALKAFELNAVDYILKPFDEERIGKTLEKIKMMQKIGDQDLPIYSTVKNNQSEKIAVLVDERIILLTNADIVYLESSEGKCTIETMDQTYKVSEALVVLEKKLPNTKFLRVHRSFIVNIDHIAEIEPWFNSTYNLIMKNGSKVPVSRTYVKELKQILGF